Proteins encoded by one window of Channa argus isolate prfri chromosome 13, Channa argus male v1.0, whole genome shotgun sequence:
- the tspan31 gene encoding tetraspanin-31 isoform X1 yields MVCGGFTCSKNALCSLNVVYMLVGLLLIGVAAWGKGFGLVSSIHIIGGVIAVGVFLLLISIVGLIGAIHHHQVMLFFYMVILFIVFLFQFGVSCSCLAMNTGQQEALLNSTWGMLNNKTKTDLESQLDCCGLLNITANHAQFNQDLQSCPALCKTKGSCYTCGDKMLNHATEALKILGGVGLFFSFTEILGVWLAVRYRNQKDPRANPSAFL; encoded by the exons ATGGTCTGTGGCGGTTTCACTTGTTCCAAAAATGCGCTTTGTTCCCTGAATGTGGTTTATATG CTGGTTGGGCTGCTGCTGATTGGAGTAGCAGCATGGGGGAAGGGGTTTGGCTTGGTGTCAAGCATCCACATCATCGGAGGGGTCATCGCAGTGGGCGTCTTCCTGCTGCTCATCTCCATTGTAGGACTCATCGGCGCAATACACCACCACCAAGTCATGCTTTTCTTT TACATGGTCATCCTGTTCATCGTTTTTCTCTTTCAATTTGGagtttcctgttcctgtttggCAATGAACACTGGGCAGCAG GAAGCACTTTTGAACTCAACATGGGGCATGTTGAACAACAAAACCAAGACAGACCTGGAAAGCCAGCTGGACTGCTGTGGGCTACTCAACATCACTGCCAACCATGCACAGTTTAATCAGGATTTGCAAAGCTGCCCCGCT TTATGCAAGACAAAGGGTAGTTGTTACACCTGTGGGGATAAGATGCTGAATCACGCAACGGAGGCTCTGAAGATCCTCGGCGGGGTTGGACTCTTCTTCAGTTTTACAGAG ATTCTCGGAGTGTGGCTTGCTGTGCGCTACAGAAACCAGAAGGATCCACGAGCAAACCCAAGTGCTTTCCTATAG
- the tspan31 gene encoding tetraspanin-31 isoform X2 → MLFFYMVILFIVFLFQFGVSCSCLAMNTGQQEALLNSTWGMLNNKTKTDLESQLDCCGLLNITANHAQFNQDLQSCPALCKTKGSCYTCGDKMLNHATEALKILGGVGLFFSFTEILGVWLAVRYRNQKDPRANPSAFL, encoded by the exons ATGCTTTTCTTT TACATGGTCATCCTGTTCATCGTTTTTCTCTTTCAATTTGGagtttcctgttcctgtttggCAATGAACACTGGGCAGCAG GAAGCACTTTTGAACTCAACATGGGGCATGTTGAACAACAAAACCAAGACAGACCTGGAAAGCCAGCTGGACTGCTGTGGGCTACTCAACATCACTGCCAACCATGCACAGTTTAATCAGGATTTGCAAAGCTGCCCCGCT TTATGCAAGACAAAGGGTAGTTGTTACACCTGTGGGGATAAGATGCTGAATCACGCAACGGAGGCTCTGAAGATCCTCGGCGGGGTTGGACTCTTCTTCAGTTTTACAGAG ATTCTCGGAGTGTGGCTTGCTGTGCGCTACAGAAACCAGAAGGATCCACGAGCAAACCCAAGTGCTTTCCTATAG